Proteins co-encoded in one Gracilimonas sp. genomic window:
- the sufB gene encoding Fe-S cluster assembly protein SufB, whose product MSETQALESMIGEEYKYGFSTDVEYEDFPKGLNEDIIRELSARKEEPEWMLEFRLKAYRAWTEMEEPDWFNATYEKPDFENIQYYSAPKNKPKLDSLDDVDPKIRETYEKLGIPLEEQKQLAGVAVDAVFDSVSVFTSFKEKLAEAGVIFCSISEAIKEYPELVKKYMASVVPIRDNFYSALNSAVFSDGSFCYVPKDTVCPMELSTYFRINNMNSGQFERTLIICEDNSHVSYLEGCTAPMFDEHQLHAAVVELVAMENAEIKYSTIQNWYAGDEDGKGGIYNFVTKRGACRGDNSKISWTQLETGSAVTLKYPSVILQGDNSIGEFYSVAVTNKRQQADTGTKMIHIGKNTKSTIISKGISAGHSQNSYRGEVKISKKADGARNYSVCDSMLIGQTCGAHTFPYISSQNPTASVEHEASTSRVGEEQIFYLMQRGISEQDAISMIINGFVKEVLKELPLEFATEANALLDVKLEGSVG is encoded by the coding sequence ATGAGCGAAACGCAAGCGTTAGAGTCAATGATTGGGGAAGAGTACAAATATGGCTTTTCCACCGATGTTGAATACGAAGATTTTCCAAAGGGACTTAACGAAGATATCATCCGCGAACTATCTGCTCGAAAAGAAGAGCCGGAGTGGATGCTTGAGTTCCGTTTGAAGGCTTATCGGGCGTGGACTGAAATGGAAGAGCCGGATTGGTTCAATGCAACCTATGAAAAGCCTGATTTTGAGAATATCCAGTATTACTCAGCTCCCAAAAATAAACCCAAACTCGACAGCCTGGATGATGTAGATCCAAAAATTCGTGAGACTTACGAAAAATTGGGAATACCGCTGGAAGAACAGAAACAACTGGCAGGTGTAGCCGTTGACGCTGTGTTTGACAGTGTTTCCGTTTTCACCAGTTTCAAAGAAAAATTAGCCGAAGCCGGTGTAATTTTCTGCTCTATTTCAGAAGCCATCAAAGAATATCCTGAGTTGGTCAAAAAATACATGGCTTCTGTAGTGCCAATTCGAGATAATTTTTATTCAGCATTGAACTCAGCGGTATTTTCAGATGGATCTTTCTGCTATGTGCCGAAAGACACCGTGTGCCCAATGGAGCTTTCTACTTACTTTCGGATTAATAATATGAATTCCGGACAGTTCGAAAGAACCCTGATTATTTGTGAAGACAATAGTCATGTGAGTTATCTCGAAGGCTGTACAGCCCCTATGTTTGATGAGCATCAGCTACACGCAGCGGTTGTTGAATTGGTGGCGATGGAAAACGCTGAAATCAAGTATTCCACTATTCAAAACTGGTATGCCGGAGATGAAGATGGAAAAGGCGGTATTTATAATTTTGTGACTAAGCGAGGAGCTTGCCGCGGTGACAACTCCAAGATCAGCTGGACTCAGCTTGAAACAGGTTCTGCAGTAACCCTTAAATATCCAAGTGTAATTTTACAGGGCGATAACTCCATCGGTGAGTTTTACTCGGTTGCTGTGACTAACAAGCGTCAGCAGGCTGATACCGGTACCAAAATGATTCATATTGGGAAAAACACCAAGAGTACAATTATTTCGAAAGGTATTTCTGCCGGACATTCACAAAACAGCTATCGTGGGGAAGTTAAAATCTCCAAGAAAGCAGATGGTGCGCGTAATTATTCAGTGTGTGACTCGATGTTGATCGGGCAGACATGCGGTGCGCATACATTCCCTTATATCTCTTCTCAGAATCCTACTGCAAGTGTGGAGCACGAAGCTTCAACTTCACGGGTAGGGGAAGAGCAGATTTTCTACCTGATGCAACGAGGCATTAGTGAGCAGGATGCCATTTCCATGATTATTAATGGATTTGTGAAAGAGGTACTGAAAGAACTGCCGCTTGAATTTGCTACCGAAGCAAACGCTTTGTTAGATGTTAAATTGGAAGGAAGTGTAGGGTAA
- the sufC gene encoding Fe-S cluster assembly ATPase SufC, which yields MIKTTKNLNQKKEKNDNVLEIKNLHASVEGEEEQILKGVNLKINKGEIHAIMGPNGSGKSTLAKVVSGHPEYEVTEGEILFEGEDITEMDADERAHLGLFLAFQYPVEVPGITNKTLLRESYNTIARENGREELDPIEFEDYLKSRLEVIDMKDEFLERSINTGFSGGEKKKNEVFQMAVLNPKLAFMDETDSGLDIDALKIVSDGINKIAGPENGIVLITHYQRLLNYITPDYVHVMMGGKIVKSGDKNLALELEDQGYDWLEKEFSLNGEAQ from the coding sequence ATGATCAAAACGACAAAGAACTTAAATCAAAAAAAAGAAAAGAACGATAACGTGTTAGAGATTAAAAATTTACATGCCTCAGTAGAAGGCGAAGAAGAACAGATTCTGAAGGGTGTGAACCTGAAGATCAATAAAGGTGAAATCCATGCCATTATGGGACCGAACGGCAGCGGGAAGAGTACGCTGGCCAAAGTTGTTTCAGGTCACCCGGAGTATGAAGTAACCGAAGGCGAAATCCTTTTTGAAGGAGAAGACATCACCGAAATGGATGCCGATGAACGAGCTCACCTTGGGCTGTTTCTGGCATTTCAGTATCCGGTAGAAGTTCCCGGGATCACCAACAAAACCCTTCTTCGTGAATCCTACAACACGATAGCCCGCGAAAACGGCCGGGAAGAACTTGATCCGATTGAATTTGAGGATTACCTGAAAAGTCGCCTCGAAGTCATCGATATGAAAGATGAATTCCTCGAGCGAAGCATCAACACCGGATTTTCTGGTGGAGAGAAGAAGAAGAATGAGGTATTCCAGATGGCCGTGCTGAATCCAAAGCTGGCTTTTATGGACGAAACCGATTCAGGCCTTGACATTGATGCTCTTAAAATCGTGTCTGACGGCATCAACAAAATTGCCGGACCGGAAAACGGAATTGTATTGATTACTCATTACCAGCGTCTGCTGAATTACATCACCCCGGATTACGTCCATGTAATGATGGGTGGTAAAATCGTCAAATCAGGCGACAAGAATCTTGCTCTCGAACTTGAAGACCAAGGTTACGACTGGTTAGAAAAAGAATTTTCCCTAAATGGAGAGGCTCAGTAA
- the sufD gene encoding Fe-S cluster assembly protein SufD gives MSVAVKEKETILDFLDGNFETVSNVSAIAGLNEKGAGNISEFPFPTKKDEDWRFTDLKSISRSHFVPVSEAGAVSPGDISEYYLPEAANSRLVFVNGEFDGDLSSTSDIPENVIVGTLAENGDSDIIEKHLGAYTNYDEDQDVFAALNDANFKDGAFIYVPKETKVEVPIHILNVFTDAEKAFYATPRVLFVGEAYSKSTIVEEHVALVQNEYLNVTVNEFKLFEGAHVHHARIQRDSKKANHISRPIAHLDKYAEYHSYTICLGAKLFRNDPRVVQNDEEVDFTIDGLVLIDGEQIADTHSAIDHRHWHAKSHQLHKVVVNDKAHSIFNGKIFVREDSQKIDSFQENRNLLLSVDGTVHTKPQLEIFSDDVLCSHGATIGHLNEDEVFYLHSRGLTKKKARELLVYAFTLESIENMEVESVHKLLLDEVVKFTSRDEEFVSVGE, from the coding sequence ATGAGTGTAGCAGTAAAAGAAAAAGAAACCATTTTAGACTTTCTGGACGGCAATTTTGAAACGGTATCCAATGTTTCAGCCATTGCCGGATTGAATGAGAAAGGAGCAGGGAATATTTCTGAATTCCCATTTCCAACCAAAAAGGACGAAGACTGGCGATTCACGGATCTGAAATCAATCAGCCGAAGTCATTTTGTACCGGTTTCAGAAGCCGGAGCAGTTTCTCCGGGTGATATCAGTGAATACTACCTGCCGGAAGCCGCCAACAGCCGATTGGTTTTTGTGAATGGCGAATTTGATGGCGATTTGTCTTCAACTTCCGACATCCCTGAAAACGTAATTGTTGGCACACTGGCCGAAAACGGTGATTCTGACATCATTGAAAAACATTTGGGTGCATACACTAATTACGACGAAGATCAGGATGTATTTGCAGCACTGAACGACGCAAATTTCAAAGACGGTGCTTTCATTTACGTTCCTAAGGAAACGAAAGTAGAAGTTCCGATTCATATTCTGAATGTATTTACAGACGCTGAGAAAGCTTTTTATGCTACTCCACGCGTATTGTTTGTGGGAGAAGCTTATTCCAAATCAACGATTGTTGAAGAGCACGTGGCACTGGTTCAGAATGAATACCTGAACGTGACCGTGAATGAGTTTAAGCTGTTTGAAGGAGCGCATGTGCACCATGCACGCATTCAGCGCGACAGTAAGAAGGCGAATCATATTTCCCGCCCGATTGCTCACCTTGATAAATACGCTGAATATCACTCATACACTATTTGTTTGGGTGCAAAATTGTTCAGAAATGACCCACGTGTTGTTCAGAACGATGAAGAAGTCGATTTCACAATCGATGGCCTGGTGCTGATTGATGGCGAGCAAATTGCCGATACGCATTCAGCAATCGATCACAGACACTGGCATGCGAAAAGCCACCAGCTTCATAAAGTAGTAGTGAACGACAAAGCACATTCCATCTTTAACGGTAAGATTTTTGTTCGGGAAGATTCTCAGAAAATCGATTCTTTCCAGGAAAACCGAAACTTGCTGTTATCTGTTGATGGTACGGTTCACACCAAGCCACAGCTTGAGATTTTTTCAGATGACGTGCTCTGCTCTCACGGTGCAACCATTGGTCACCTGAATGAAGACGAGGTATTTTACCTCCACAGTCGCGGGCTTACTAAAAAGAAGGCACGCGAATTACTGGTTTACGCTTTCACTCTCGAAAGTATCGAGAATATGGAAGTGGAATCGGTGCATAAATTATTATTAGATGAAGTAGTCAAATTCACCAGCCGCGACGAGGAATTTGTTTCGGTAGGTGAGTAA
- a CDS encoding cysteine desulfurase, with protein MEEALKQDTATLTTDWEAIRNQFPVLKREVKGNPLVYLDNGASSQMPQRVIDRINDYHSNEHANVHRGIHTLSQEGTDAFEAARTKVKDFINARHLEEIIYTTGTTDSINLVANSYGRKHFREGDEIILSAMEHHANIVPWQMVAEETGAKIKVIPMTDEGELVMEEFHKLLSDRTKMVGVLHVSNALGTVNPVEEIIEAAHAKDIPVLIDGAQAVPHAVVDVQKLDVDFYAFSAHKMCGPTGFGIFYGKKELLEDMPPYRGGGDMIDKVTFEKTTWNDLPHKFEAGTPPIAAGVGFAETIDFLNEVGMENIAAREKELLDYATAELSKIDGLKIVGTAKNKASVISFLLEGIHPTDAGTILDQKGIAVRTGHHCAQPIMDHFNIPGTARASISFYNNKEDVDRLVEGIKYVKEFF; from the coding sequence ATGGAAGAAGCACTGAAACAAGATACCGCCACATTAACTACGGATTGGGAAGCCATCCGAAATCAATTTCCTGTGCTTAAGCGGGAAGTGAAGGGGAATCCTTTGGTGTATCTTGACAACGGTGCTTCCAGCCAGATGCCACAGCGTGTGATTGATCGCATCAACGATTATCATTCCAATGAACATGCAAATGTTCACCGCGGAATACACACCTTGAGTCAGGAGGGAACGGATGCTTTTGAAGCAGCCCGGACCAAAGTAAAAGATTTCATCAATGCCCGTCATCTGGAAGAAATCATTTACACCACCGGAACTACCGACTCCATCAATCTGGTAGCCAACAGCTATGGGCGAAAGCATTTCCGGGAAGGAGATGAAATCATCCTTTCCGCCATGGAGCATCACGCCAATATTGTACCCTGGCAAATGGTGGCAGAGGAAACGGGAGCCAAGATCAAAGTCATTCCGATGACTGACGAAGGCGAGTTGGTGATGGAAGAGTTTCATAAACTGCTTTCAGATCGAACCAAGATGGTTGGGGTTCTTCATGTTTCGAATGCATTGGGAACTGTTAACCCGGTAGAGGAGATTATTGAAGCGGCACACGCCAAAGATATTCCTGTTTTAATTGACGGAGCACAAGCTGTTCCTCATGCCGTAGTTGATGTTCAGAAACTGGACGTTGATTTCTATGCCTTTTCAGCGCATAAAATGTGCGGACCAACCGGATTTGGCATCTTTTACGGCAAAAAAGAACTGCTGGAAGATATGCCTCCATATCGTGGGGGTGGCGACATGATTGATAAGGTGACTTTTGAAAAAACCACCTGGAATGATCTGCCACATAAGTTTGAAGCCGGTACTCCGCCTATTGCTGCCGGAGTTGGTTTTGCTGAAACCATCGACTTCCTGAATGAAGTCGGGATGGAGAACATCGCGGCCCGTGAAAAGGAATTACTGGATTACGCCACAGCTGAACTGAGTAAGATAGATGGACTTAAAATCGTCGGTACAGCAAAGAATAAGGCGTCCGTGATTTCGTTTTTACTGGAGGGTATTCACCCAACCGATGCAGGTACCATTCTGGATCAAAAAGGCATTGCCGTACGAACCGGACATCATTGTGCACAGCCCATTATGGATCATTTTAACATTCCGGGCACTGCACGGGCATCTATTTCCTTCTACAATAATAAAGAGGATGTTGATCGCTTAGTGGAAGGAATCAAATACGTAAAAGAATTTTTCTAA
- a CDS encoding NifU family protein, producing MAKIKEIERTPNPDAMRFVLAEPLTNGTTRSFENAAEAEGDELASALFAIDNVINVYYVDKYVTVTQDGKAVWSELLRKLAPPIREAEPDNHEEDDSEVHVSKEAQESDDPRLQEINRMLDEQVRPYLLADGGGLKVLGLESNRLKVHYQGACGTCPTATTGTLYAIESMVKRIDPEIQVVSV from the coding sequence ATGGCAAAAATTAAAGAAATAGAACGCACACCGAATCCTGATGCCATGCGCTTTGTATTGGCTGAACCGCTAACCAACGGCACCACCCGTTCGTTCGAGAACGCGGCTGAAGCTGAAGGCGATGAACTGGCCTCGGCACTGTTTGCAATCGATAATGTGATTAACGTGTATTATGTAGATAAGTACGTAACCGTTACGCAGGATGGAAAAGCGGTTTGGTCTGAATTGCTGCGAAAGCTTGCTCCTCCAATTCGGGAGGCCGAGCCAGACAATCATGAAGAAGATGATTCTGAAGTACACGTAAGTAAAGAGGCCCAGGAATCTGATGATCCACGCCTGCAGGAAATCAACCGCATGCTGGATGAGCAAGTTCGTCCTTATTTGCTGGCTGATGGTGGCGGACTCAAAGTATTGGGTCTGGAATCAAACCGACTAAAAGTACACTATCAGGGAGCTTGCGGAACCTGCCCAACAGCTACAACCGGAACGCTATATGCCATCGAAAGTATGGTGAAGCGTATTGATCCGGAAATTCAAGTTGTTTCAGTCTAA
- a CDS encoding iron-sulfur cluster assembly accessory protein codes for MEELSITDRATERINLIRKEQNVPDDAYLRVGVVSGGCSGLTYDLEFNSDVQPEENDKIFDVDGLKVLVDMRSFLYLAGTELDYTEGLNGQGFHFKNPNASRTCSCGESFSI; via the coding sequence ATGGAAGAGCTTTCCATTACAGACCGAGCTACTGAGCGGATTAATCTGATCCGAAAGGAGCAAAATGTACCGGATGATGCCTACCTTCGGGTAGGTGTGGTAAGCGGTGGCTGCTCGGGGCTAACCTACGATCTGGAATTCAATTCTGATGTTCAGCCGGAGGAAAACGATAAAATCTTTGATGTCGACGGCCTTAAAGTGCTGGTCGATATGCGCAGTTTTCTCTATTTGGCGGGAACTGAATTGGACTACACAGAAGGACTAAACGGACAGGGTTTTCATTTCAAAAATCCAAATGCTTCGCGTACCTGTTCCTGCGGAGAATCTTTCTCTATTTGA
- a CDS encoding DUF2480 family protein — MSEETIVNRVQQNTKLVTLDLQKFHDDTPIEELDIKQFLFQELMLKEKDFREQIKEFDWSQYEGKYLTVYCSTDAIIAPWAWMLITSYASEFAKEVFKGRKEAFQHQLYQRELDKYDWDQYEDKFVLLKGCGKVHVPDSIYMLATNKLMKKAKKIMYGEACSNVPVWRG, encoded by the coding sequence ATGTCAGAAGAAACCATTGTAAACCGGGTTCAGCAAAATACCAAGCTTGTTACGCTGGATTTGCAGAAATTCCACGACGATACGCCCATCGAAGAGCTGGATATCAAACAGTTTCTGTTTCAGGAATTGATGCTGAAGGAAAAAGACTTCCGGGAGCAGATTAAGGAATTCGACTGGTCGCAATATGAGGGAAAATACCTAACCGTTTATTGCAGCACCGATGCCATTATTGCTCCATGGGCCTGGATGCTTATAACTTCTTATGCTTCTGAGTTTGCCAAAGAAGTATTCAAGGGTAGAAAAGAAGCCTTTCAACACCAGTTATATCAGAGAGAGCTCGATAAATATGACTGGGATCAATACGAAGACAAGTTTGTACTGCTAAAAGGATGCGGAAAAGTACACGTACCTGATTCCATTTACATGCTGGCTACCAATAAGCTAATGAAGAAGGCTAAAAAAATTATGTACGGGGAAGCCTGCTCGAACGTGCCGGTTTGGAGAGGGTGA
- a CDS encoding DUF2442 domain-containing protein — MKSEKAGIVTSENRTEVTNVSSHGIWIYHIGKEYFLDYDKFPWFKNAKIGEVLNIETPSEEHFYWPDLDVDLHLESIKHPEKFPLISKEN; from the coding sequence ATGAAATCAGAGAAAGCTGGAATAGTCACTTCAGAGAATAGAACTGAAGTCACCAATGTCTCTTCACATGGCATATGGATCTATCATATTGGAAAAGAGTATTTCCTTGATTACGATAAATTTCCTTGGTTCAAGAATGCCAAAATTGGTGAAGTATTAAATATTGAAACCCCCTCCGAAGAACATTTTTACTGGCCTGATTTGGATGTCGACCTGCATTTGGAGTCCATTAAACATCCCGAAAAATTCCCTTTAATCAGCAAAGAAAATTAA
- a CDS encoding DUF4160 domain-containing protein, producing MSPTVFRFKGYRFFFFSREEDRIHIHVIHAEGEAKVWLEPDIELQSSYGLSSKQIKEILEQIIKHEDEIRESWNSHFRE from the coding sequence ATGAGTCCAACAGTATTCAGATTTAAAGGATACCGTTTCTTTTTCTTTTCACGGGAAGAAGATAGGATACATATTCACGTAATTCATGCTGAAGGTGAAGCAAAAGTTTGGTTAGAACCAGATATTGAACTTCAATCTTCATACGGTCTTAGTTCCAAACAAATCAAAGAGATACTTGAACAAATAATCAAACACGAAGATGAAATCAGAGAAAGCTGGAATAGTCACTTCAGAGAATAG
- a CDS encoding DUF2283 domain-containing protein, with amino-acid sequence MKLNYYPETDSLYIDLSSKLSSYTEEVSEGIHIDYDDENNIVGIDIDNASKKLDMNEISVSKLPNLETAK; translated from the coding sequence ATGAAACTTAATTATTATCCGGAGACAGATTCTCTTTACATTGATCTTTCCTCAAAGCTTAGTTCATACACGGAAGAAGTTTCGGAAGGTATCCATATAGATTATGATGATGAGAATAATATTGTTGGAATTGACATCGATAATGCCAGTAAAAAGCTGGATATGAATGAAATTTCAGTTTCAAAGCTTCCTAATTTAGAAACGGCTAAATGA
- a CDS encoding SDR family oxidoreductase gives MIALITGTSRGIGKSIARKLLNEGHEVIGTSRSTNHEFPNNENYRHIACDLSKPNEVEKLKSVFQEAEIPEVLINNAGMFAEADFDISDDEWLANWDLTMQVNLRSAGLISKWALNAWKKAGIDGRLINISSRAGTRGDTQEYASYAASKGGMTAFTKSIARSFGKHGITAYTIAPGFVNTDMAQGSIEVYGEDYLTKDLALDSIAPPEQIAEISYLLASGKLKHATGQTFHINSGSYLV, from the coding sequence ATGATAGCTTTAATAACCGGTACCTCTCGCGGAATTGGAAAATCCATCGCTCGAAAATTATTGAATGAAGGGCATGAAGTAATAGGCACATCCCGATCAACGAATCATGAATTCCCGAATAACGAAAACTACCGGCACATCGCCTGTGATTTATCCAAGCCCAATGAAGTTGAAAAGCTTAAATCGGTATTTCAGGAAGCCGAAATACCTGAAGTACTCATAAACAATGCCGGAATGTTTGCTGAAGCGGATTTTGATATTTCTGATGATGAATGGCTGGCTAATTGGGACTTGACGATGCAGGTTAATCTTCGTTCGGCCGGACTCATTTCGAAATGGGCACTTAATGCCTGGAAGAAAGCCGGGATAGATGGAAGGTTGATCAATATCTCATCCAGGGCCGGAACGCGAGGGGATACGCAGGAATACGCAAGCTACGCTGCCAGTAAGGGAGGAATGACCGCATTCACCAAAAGTATCGCCCGCAGTTTTGGGAAGCATGGAATCACCGCTTATACCATCGCACCCGGTTTTGTAAACACCGATATGGCTCAGGGCTCCATCGAAGTGTATGGAGAGGATTATCTCACTAAAGATTTAGCTCTGGATTCCATCGCTCCTCCGGAGCAGATAGCGGAAATCAGTTATTTGCTTGCCTCAGGAAAACTTAAGCATGCCACCGGGCAAACTTTTCACATTAACTCGGGAAGTTACCTGGTTTAA